A DNA window from Thiobacillus denitrificans ATCC 25259 contains the following coding sequences:
- a CDS encoding radical SAM protein, with the protein MPRTSILTRTDHDRDSAGMTYVYPVVSRRARGVSIGVNLNPNNACNWACVYCQVPDLKRGTAPPIDLARLETELRAMLDDVVHGDFMQRRVPPEARRLNDVALSGNGEPTSARAFPEVVELIGRVMADFGLVGREGSAQGQAAKLVLITNGSLADRPRVQQGLRRIAALGGEAWFKFDSATAEGMRAINQTRVSPARQFERLAATARLCPTWLQTCVFARDGAPPSEAEQAAYLAAVTRIRAEAIPVQGVLLYGLARPSMQPQASRLSALPAEWLEAYAERIRAAGLPVRVSP; encoded by the coding sequence ATGCCGCGCACCTCGATCCTGACCCGCACCGACCACGACCGCGACAGCGCGGGCATGACCTACGTCTACCCGGTCGTCTCGCGCCGCGCCCGCGGCGTCTCGATCGGCGTCAACCTCAACCCGAACAACGCCTGCAACTGGGCCTGCGTCTACTGCCAGGTGCCGGACCTCAAGCGCGGCACCGCGCCGCCGATCGATCTGGCGCGACTCGAAACCGAGCTGCGCGCGATGCTCGACGACGTCGTGCATGGCGACTTCATGCAGCGCCGCGTGCCGCCCGAGGCGCGGCGGCTCAACGACGTCGCGCTGTCGGGCAACGGCGAGCCGACGAGCGCGCGGGCGTTTCCCGAGGTCGTCGAACTGATCGGCCGGGTCATGGCCGACTTCGGCCTCGTCGGCCGCGAAGGCAGTGCGCAAGGACAAGCGGCCAAACTCGTGCTGATCACCAACGGCAGCCTCGCCGACCGCCCGCGCGTGCAGCAGGGCCTCCGCCGGATCGCGGCGCTCGGCGGCGAGGCGTGGTTCAAGTTCGACAGCGCGACCGCCGAGGGCATGCGCGCAATCAACCAGACCCGCGTCTCGCCGGCGCGGCAGTTCGAACGCCTGGCGGCGACCGCGCGGCTGTGCCCGACCTGGCTGCAGACCTGCGTCTTCGCGCGCGACGGCGCGCCGCCGAGCGAGGCCGAGCAGGCTGCGTATCTCGCCGCGGTCACGCGCATTCGCGCCGAGGCGATCCCGGTGCAGGGCGTGCTGCTCTACGGCCTCGCGCGCCCGTCGATGCAGCCGCAGGCGAGCCGGCTCTCGGCGCTGCCGGCCGAATGGCTCGAGGCTTACGCCGAGCGGATTCGCGCCGCGGGCCTGCCGGTGCGCGTCTCGCCATGA
- a CDS encoding sigma-54 interaction domain-containing protein, producing MPKPIRHESPDMGIPTLYSYARDGGSPSRPVEPAAPPTGADPGEHAFGRLFGASPAMQDVFHLIERVAPSYVSVLIVGESGCGKELIAQTLHAMSRCSHAPFVALNCGALPPNLVEAELFGYEKGAFTGANRTHQGFFERAHGGTLFLDEITEMPIDLQVRLLRVLETGRVIRVGGDQEIECNVRVLAATNRDPMEALRDNRLREDLLYRLAVFPIVVPPLREREDDVILLANAFLKELNAEYGTAKAFAADAADKLRSHSWPGNVRELKNCIQRAYIMADGIVEIDTLAPLGQNERAGSRQVVEFEIGTSLEEVEQQLIIATLDRFRGDKRRAAKALGVSLKTIYNRLNEYASDASLLGGDEGPLVPAVSSAGSQV from the coding sequence GTGCCCAAACCCATCCGCCACGAGTCACCCGACATGGGGATACCCACGCTCTATTCGTATGCGCGCGACGGGGGATCCCCGTCGCGCCCGGTCGAGCCGGCCGCACCGCCCACGGGCGCCGACCCCGGCGAGCATGCCTTCGGCCGTCTGTTCGGCGCATCCCCCGCCATGCAGGATGTGTTCCACCTGATCGAGCGGGTCGCGCCGAGCTACGTGTCAGTGCTGATCGTCGGCGAGAGCGGCTGCGGCAAGGAGCTGATCGCGCAGACACTGCACGCCATGAGCCGCTGTTCGCACGCGCCCTTCGTCGCGCTGAACTGCGGCGCCCTGCCGCCCAATCTCGTCGAGGCCGAACTCTTCGGTTATGAAAAAGGTGCATTCACCGGCGCAAACCGTACACACCAGGGCTTCTTCGAACGCGCCCACGGCGGCACGCTCTTCCTCGACGAGATCACCGAAATGCCGATCGATCTCCAGGTCCGCCTGCTGCGCGTGCTCGAAACCGGCCGCGTGATCCGCGTCGGCGGCGACCAGGAAATCGAATGCAACGTGCGCGTGCTCGCGGCGACCAACCGCGATCCGATGGAAGCGCTGCGCGACAATCGCCTGCGCGAAGACCTGCTGTACCGGCTCGCGGTGTTTCCGATCGTCGTGCCGCCGCTGCGCGAGCGCGAGGACGACGTCATCCTGCTCGCCAACGCCTTCCTGAAGGAACTCAACGCCGAGTACGGCACGGCCAAGGCGTTCGCCGCCGACGCGGCCGACAAGCTCCGCTCGCACAGCTGGCCCGGCAACGTGCGCGAACTCAAGAACTGCATCCAGCGCGCCTACATCATGGCCGACGGCATCGTCGAGATCGACACGCTCGCGCCGCTCGGCCAGAACGAGCGCGCCGGCTCGCGCCAGGTCGTCGAATTCGAGATCGGCACCTCGCTCGAGGAAGTCGAGCAGCAACTGATCATCGCGACGCTCGACCGTTTCCGCGGCGACAAGCGGCGCGCGGCCAAGGCGCTCGGCGTGAGCCTCAAGACCATCTACAACCGCCTCAACGAATACGCCTCGGACGCCTCGCTGCTCGGCGGCGACGAAGGTCCGCTCGTGCCGGCCGTGAGTTCGGCAGGCTCGCAGGTATAA
- the rpoN gene encoding RNA polymerase factor sigma-54: MNRPALALEPRQTQTLTPRLQQAVRLLQLSTFDFALELQELVSSNPFLELEDGEFADEDAAAPDTATTAADTPPAADGAQAEDYAETAYEERLGDGGEAPGRYSEANADAIDFACAPVTLRQHVHSQLNMLDLPPREHFLAWIIAEALDDDGYLRVELDALRAMAGLEPRVDAREMLAALTRVQSLDPAGLAARDVPECLTLQLRRRPPSPQRELALRIVRDELKLLQQRDLQRIAQRVGSTPAEVEAVCAYIRRLEPRPGACFGHHVAAAIRPDVIVRKIRGQWTALLNSSAVPRVSLNRTYAELFQRHREPHHGDLAGHLREARWAVQNMEQRFSTILRVAQALVDRQQHFFEHGTLAMQPLGLKDIADELGLHESTVSRATCNKFMVTPLGVFELKYFFSRALNTEQGSQCSTTAIREAIRKMILSEDARSPHSDADIARILMQQGLRVARRTVTKYRQMMAIPNVDMRRYHG, from the coding sequence ATGAATCGTCCCGCCCTCGCCCTCGAGCCGCGCCAGACGCAGACCCTGACGCCGCGGCTGCAACAGGCGGTGCGGCTGCTGCAGCTTTCGACCTTCGATTTCGCGCTTGAGCTGCAGGAGCTCGTCAGCAGCAACCCGTTCCTCGAACTCGAGGATGGCGAGTTCGCCGACGAAGACGCGGCCGCACCGGACACCGCCACGACCGCGGCCGACACGCCCCCGGCAGCCGACGGGGCGCAGGCGGAAGACTATGCCGAGACCGCTTACGAGGAGCGGCTCGGCGACGGCGGCGAGGCGCCGGGGCGGTACAGCGAGGCGAATGCCGACGCGATCGACTTCGCCTGCGCGCCGGTCACGCTGCGCCAGCACGTGCACAGCCAGCTCAACATGCTCGACCTGCCGCCGCGCGAGCACTTTCTCGCCTGGATCATCGCCGAGGCGCTCGACGACGACGGCTACCTGCGCGTCGAACTCGACGCCTTGCGCGCGATGGCGGGGCTCGAACCGCGTGTCGACGCGCGCGAGATGCTCGCGGCGCTCACGCGCGTGCAATCCCTGGACCCGGCGGGCCTCGCGGCCCGCGACGTCCCCGAGTGCCTGACCCTGCAGTTGCGGCGTCGGCCGCCGTCGCCGCAACGCGAGCTCGCGCTGCGCATCGTGCGCGACGAACTCAAGCTGCTGCAGCAGCGCGACCTGCAGCGCATCGCCCAGCGCGTCGGCAGCACTCCCGCGGAAGTGGAGGCCGTGTGCGCCTACATCCGCCGCCTCGAGCCGCGGCCCGGCGCGTGCTTCGGCCACCACGTCGCCGCGGCCATCCGCCCCGACGTGATCGTGCGCAAGATTCGCGGGCAGTGGACGGCCCTGCTGAACAGTTCGGCGGTTCCGCGCGTCAGCCTCAACCGCACCTACGCCGAGCTGTTCCAACGCCACCGCGAGCCGCACCACGGCGACCTCGCCGGCCACCTGCGCGAAGCGCGCTGGGCGGTGCAGAACATGGAGCAGCGCTTCTCGACGATCCTGCGCGTGGCGCAGGCCCTGGTCGACCGCCAGCAGCATTTCTTCGAGCACGGCACGCTCGCCATGCAGCCGCTCGGCCTCAAGGACATCGCCGACGAACTGGGCCTGCACGAGTCGACCGTCTCGCGCGCGACCTGCAACAAATTCATGGTGACGCCGCTGGGCGTGTTCGAACTGAAGTATTTCTTCTCGCGCGCGCTGAACACCGAACAGGGCAGTCAGTGCTCGACCACGGCGATCCGCGAGGCGATCCGCAAGATGATTCTTTCGGAGGATGCCCGCTCGCCGCACTCGGACGCCGACATCGCGCGCATCCTGATGCAGCAGGGCCTGCGCGTCGCGCGGCGCACGGTCACCAAGTACCGCCAGATGATGGCGATCCCCAACGTCGACATGCGCCGCTACCACGGCTGA
- a CDS encoding hemerythrin domain-containing protein, with protein MPLRSTQTRTTGRQTARRSVASLRESVLDMLKDDHKRVKKAFRDFEKIDPHEDPERAAELVEQTCSELEVHAQLEEEIFYPAVRENISEADLVTEAEVEHKSAKQLIADIRSLSPEDEKYAASFTVLGEYVKHHIREEEQEMFKQLERAKIDWSGMLESLQQRRQALMVEHGMEADAAEASAPARPRAPAGRSGR; from the coding sequence ATGCCTTTGCGATCCACTCAAACCAGAACCACGGGCCGGCAGACCGCGCGGCGCTCGGTGGCGAGCCTGCGCGAGAGCGTGCTCGACATGCTCAAGGACGATCACAAGCGCGTCAAGAAAGCCTTCCGCGACTTCGAGAAGATCGACCCGCACGAAGACCCCGAGCGCGCCGCCGAACTCGTCGAGCAGACCTGCAGCGAACTCGAAGTGCACGCCCAGCTCGAGGAAGAGATCTTCTATCCGGCCGTGCGCGAGAACATCAGCGAAGCGGACCTCGTCACCGAGGCCGAGGTCGAGCACAAGAGCGCGAAGCAGCTCATCGCCGACATCCGCAGCCTCTCTCCGGAGGACGAGAAATACGCGGCCAGCTTCACCGTGCTCGGCGAATACGTGAAGCACCACATCCGCGAAGAGGAGCAGGAGATGTTCAAGCAGCTCGAACGCGCCAAGATCGACTGGAGCGGCATGCTCGAATCCTTGCAACAGCGTCGCCAGGCACTCATGGTCGAGCACGGCATGGAAGCGGACGCCGCGGAGGCGTCCGCGCCGGCCCGGCCCCGCGCCCCCGCCGGTCGCAGTGGCCGCTGA
- a CDS encoding SDR family oxidoreductase, whose product MAALTDQVVVVTGGGRGLGASICRALSREGAKIAVMDVDGKAARREAAALTDKGADALALETDVGSEAQVKAAIAEVVARFGRLDALVNNAGIDKTCSVEELACDEWERILRTNLSGPFMLAKYAAEQMRAQGNGGQIVNIASTAAKRAWANASAYHASKWGLVGLSQALHVELRPEGIKVTTVIAGGMRTPFLLERFPDLDPGLLQDPDNVADTVRYLLTLPAESVIAEIMVLPMRETSWP is encoded by the coding sequence GTGGCCGCACTGACTGACCAGGTGGTAGTCGTCACCGGAGGCGGGCGAGGCCTGGGCGCCTCGATCTGCCGCGCGCTTTCACGCGAAGGCGCCAAGATCGCCGTGATGGACGTCGACGGCAAGGCCGCGCGCCGCGAGGCCGCCGCGCTCACCGACAAGGGCGCCGACGCCCTCGCCCTCGAAACCGACGTCGGCAGCGAGGCGCAGGTCAAGGCTGCGATCGCGGAGGTCGTCGCGCGCTTCGGCCGCCTCGACGCGCTCGTCAACAACGCCGGCATCGACAAGACCTGCAGCGTCGAAGAACTCGCCTGCGACGAGTGGGAGCGCATCCTGCGCACCAACCTGAGCGGCCCGTTCATGCTCGCCAAATACGCGGCCGAGCAAATGCGCGCGCAGGGCAACGGCGGGCAGATCGTCAACATCGCGTCGACCGCCGCCAAGCGCGCCTGGGCCAACGCGTCGGCCTATCACGCGTCGAAGTGGGGCCTCGTCGGGCTGTCGCAGGCCTTGCACGTCGAACTGCGGCCCGAGGGCATCAAGGTGACGACGGTCATCGCCGGCGGCATGCGCACGCCGTTCCTGCTCGAACGCTTTCCCGATCTCGACCCCGGCCTGCTGCAGGACCCGGACAACGTCGCCGACACCGTGCGCTATCTGCTGACGCTGCCGGCGGAGAGCGTGATCGCCGAGATCATGGTGCTGCCGATGCGCGAAACCTCCTGGCCCTGA
- a CDS encoding DUF4254 domain-containing protein, with protein MHSVSAARVVELHRRCLAAPAWPHHVSGEAGARSDIWSWIEYNHRCNSLLWVAEDEARRTDVPDAEIVRRKREIDHYNQRRNDAVERIDECVLAGLTGVFYPQHARQHSETVGAMIDRLSILALKTRHMRLESQRQEAGAEHVQRCTARLAILREQRADLAACLDRLLADARAGRVYFKVYRQFKMYNDPQLNPALYSRAHAGARGTKAAAGQ; from the coding sequence GTGCATTCCGTTTCCGCCGCGCGTGTCGTCGAACTCCATCGCCGCTGCCTCGCGGCGCCGGCCTGGCCCCATCATGTCAGCGGCGAGGCCGGGGCGCGTTCGGATATCTGGTCGTGGATCGAATACAACCACCGCTGCAACAGCCTGCTGTGGGTCGCCGAGGACGAGGCGCGGCGCACCGACGTGCCCGACGCCGAGATCGTGCGCCGCAAGCGCGAGATCGATCACTACAACCAGCGGCGCAACGACGCCGTCGAACGCATCGACGAGTGCGTCCTGGCGGGGCTGACCGGTGTCTTCTATCCGCAGCACGCGCGCCAGCACAGCGAGACCGTCGGCGCGATGATCGACCGCCTGTCGATCCTCGCGCTCAAGACGCGCCACATGCGGCTCGAGAGCCAGCGCCAGGAGGCGGGCGCGGAGCACGTCCAGCGCTGCACCGCTCGGCTCGCGATCCTGCGTGAGCAGCGGGCCGATCTCGCCGCCTGCCTCGACCGGCTGCTCGCCGACGCGCGGGCCGGACGCGTCTACTTCAAGGTCTATCGCCAGTTCAAGATGTACAACGATCCGCAGTTGAATCCCGCGCTCTATTCGCGGGCGCACGCCGGCGCCCGCGGCACCAAGGCCGCGGCCGGGCAGTGA
- a CDS encoding glycosyltransferase family 9 protein, whose translation MACGPYAGVRRIVVLRPCALGDLMFALPALGALRETYSDASITLLGLPWQADFLAGRPGAIDEVRVVPTIPGVGAPPDAAEDGAAVAALLAGLNEGEHGGVDLAIQLYGGGRYSNPFLQRIGARHTIGMRAPDAPPLERTLRYVYLQNERLRLLEVVGLAGARTAALEPRLAVLPRDRAEAAAWLGADDGAPWVVVQPGATDPRRRWRPERFAAVADALAAAGARIAVNGGPDERAVGAAVIAAMRYPAVDLAAAGLSRSGLVGAIARAALVLSNDTGPLHLAQAVGTASVGIYWFSNLLISGPLFTGRHRHAVALDPRCPVCGQDNVGARCAHDVSFVDAVSVDAVRDQALALLAEVLTSRSSASSSTA comes from the coding sequence GTGGCGTGCGGGCCTTACGCCGGCGTGCGCCGCATCGTCGTGCTGCGGCCCTGCGCGCTGGGCGATCTGATGTTCGCGTTGCCGGCGCTCGGCGCCCTGCGGGAAACCTATTCCGACGCGTCGATCACCCTGCTCGGCTTGCCGTGGCAGGCGGATTTTCTCGCCGGCCGGCCCGGCGCGATCGACGAAGTCCGCGTCGTGCCGACGATTCCGGGCGTCGGCGCGCCGCCCGACGCGGCCGAGGACGGCGCTGCCGTCGCAGCCTTGCTGGCCGGATTGAACGAGGGCGAACACGGCGGCGTCGATCTCGCGATCCAGCTCTACGGCGGCGGGCGCTATTCCAATCCCTTCCTGCAGCGCATCGGCGCGCGCCATACGATCGGCATGCGCGCGCCGGACGCGCCGCCGCTCGAGCGCACGCTGCGCTACGTCTATCTGCAGAACGAGCGCCTGCGCCTGCTCGAGGTCGTCGGCCTTGCCGGTGCGCGAACCGCCGCGCTCGAGCCGCGCCTCGCGGTGCTGCCGCGCGACCGCGCCGAGGCCGCGGCCTGGCTCGGCGCCGACGACGGCGCGCCGTGGGTCGTCGTCCAGCCGGGGGCGACCGACCCGCGGCGGCGCTGGCGACCCGAGCGTTTCGCCGCGGTGGCCGATGCGCTCGCCGCGGCCGGTGCGCGCATCGCGGTCAACGGCGGCCCCGACGAGCGCGCGGTCGGGGCCGCGGTGATCGCTGCGATGCGTTACCCCGCGGTCGATCTCGCCGCCGCCGGCCTCTCGCGCTCGGGGCTCGTCGGCGCGATCGCGCGTGCCGCGCTCGTGCTGTCGAACGACACCGGTCCGCTGCATCTCGCGCAGGCGGTCGGCACGGCAAGCGTCGGCATCTACTGGTTCAGCAACCTGCTGATCTCGGGTCCGCTCTTCACCGGCCGCCATCGTCACGCGGTCGCGCTCGACCCCCGCTGCCCGGTGTGCGGGCAGGACAACGTCGGCGCGCGCTGCGCACACGACGTGAGCTTCGTCGACGCCGTATCGGTCGACGCGGTGCGCGATCAGGCGCTCGCGCTGCTCGCCGAGGTGCTGACGAGCAGGTCGAGCGCCTCGTCGAGCACGGCCTGA
- a CDS encoding glycosyltransferase family 9 protein, with product MESFDASPASPSWFDRHAPASVVVFRALQVGDLLCAVPALRALRWRLPDARIALVGLPWAEQFVERFAMLVNEFIAFPGHPGLPERQPAPEAYPPFLESVRARRFDLALQLHGNGRIVNALVAQFGTVWQAGFDDDASARGASFLRYPARGHEIHRLLALTTHLGAPPRGDHLRFPLLDADARELARSGLKLPPPGAPYVCLHPGARDAARRWPPERFAALGDALAAHGLQVVLTGSEAERPLTAAVSAAMCAPAFDAAAAISLGAMAHLMAGAALLVCNDTGTSHIACGLGLPSVVIFRASEMSRWAPLDPSCHRAVWDPLGIRAQAVLDEALDLLVSTSASSASA from the coding sequence ATGGAGAGCTTCGACGCGTCCCCCGCCTCACCGAGCTGGTTCGACCGCCACGCGCCCGCGTCGGTCGTCGTCTTCCGCGCGCTTCAGGTCGGCGACCTGCTGTGTGCGGTGCCGGCCCTGCGCGCGCTGCGCTGGCGCCTGCCCGACGCGCGCATCGCGCTCGTCGGCCTGCCCTGGGCCGAGCAGTTCGTCGAGCGCTTCGCGATGCTGGTCAACGAATTCATTGCTTTTCCCGGCCACCCCGGCCTGCCCGAACGGCAGCCGGCGCCCGAGGCCTATCCGCCTTTCCTCGAATCCGTGCGCGCCCGCCGCTTCGATCTTGCGCTGCAGCTGCACGGCAACGGCCGCATCGTCAACGCGCTCGTCGCACAGTTCGGCACGGTCTGGCAGGCCGGCTTCGACGACGACGCGAGCGCGCGCGGCGCGAGCTTCCTGCGCTATCCGGCGCGCGGCCACGAGATCCACCGCCTGCTCGCGCTGACGACGCACCTCGGCGCGCCGCCGCGCGGCGACCACCTCCGCTTTCCCCTGCTCGACGCCGACGCGCGCGAACTCGCGCGCTCGGGCCTCAAACTCCCGCCGCCGGGCGCCCCTTACGTCTGCCTGCACCCCGGCGCGCGCGACGCCGCGCGACGCTGGCCGCCCGAGCGCTTCGCCGCGCTCGGCGACGCGCTCGCCGCGCACGGACTGCAGGTCGTCCTGACCGGATCCGAGGCCGAGCGGCCGCTCACCGCGGCCGTGTCGGCGGCGATGTGCGCACCCGCCTTCGACGCCGCTGCCGCCATCTCGCTCGGCGCGATGGCCCATCTCATGGCCGGCGCGGCGCTCCTCGTCTGCAACGACACCGGCACCTCGCACATCGCCTGCGGCCTCGGCCTGCCGAGCGTCGTGATCTTCCGGGCTTCCGAGATGAGCCGCTGGGCGCCGCTCGACCCGTCGTGCCACCGTGCCGTCTGGGACCCGCTCGGAATCCGCGCTCAGGCCGTGCTCGACGAGGCGCTCGACCTGCTCGTCAGCACCTCGGCGAGCAGCGCGAGCGCCTGA
- a CDS encoding ABCB family ABC transporter ATP-binding protein/permease, with translation MASHSRSAVYEPPARRRIMRELLTAAWLYRGRLVATIVLLLLAKVAVVAVPLALKGVIDALSRPEQVLAVPVVLLVGYAVLRFAGTLFNELRDLVFSRVTQNIVADYAHRVFVHLHTLSPRFHARRRSGALLRDIDRGTNGVGFLLGASLFTLLPALVEFAMVLGIIVSRYADAFAWIIVSTFVVYSVFTFFFTARRTLHQRRVNRLDSTAKARLADSLINYDTVKFFTGEKAESGHLHDIFRDWVEAMVRNQKALFILHVGQSLIIALGVASVMLLAGYNVVGGVLTVGDLVLINAYVIQVCLPLNTLGFVYRETQDARTNAEQLLALLDEPVEIVDAPGSQPLAVTHGEVEFRNVSFRYDPGRPLLDDVSFRIPPGHTVAVVGGSGSGKSTLARLLLRFYDVDEGAILIDGQDIREITQESLRGAIGVVPQDTVLFNDDIAYNIGYGRPGARENEIADAARSADIHRLVESLPDGYHTEVGERGVKLSGGERQRIAIARAILKNPPILIFDEATSALDTQTERAIEQELERISRDRTALVIAHRLSTIAGADTILVMERGRVVERGTHAELLQARGVYAQMWVLQQREQALASSKAGFGDVPPAHGEAQRSEVRRSDLAQGE, from the coding sequence ATGGCTTCCCATTCCCGCTCCGCCGTATACGAGCCGCCTGCGCGCCGTCGCATCATGCGCGAACTTTTGACAGCGGCCTGGCTGTATCGCGGCCGGCTCGTCGCGACCATCGTGCTGCTCCTGCTTGCCAAGGTCGCGGTGGTGGCGGTGCCGCTCGCGCTGAAAGGCGTGATCGACGCCCTGAGCCGGCCCGAACAGGTGCTCGCCGTGCCGGTCGTGCTGCTCGTGGGCTACGCAGTGCTGCGCTTCGCCGGGACCCTGTTCAACGAACTGCGCGACCTGGTCTTTTCGCGCGTGACGCAGAACATCGTCGCCGATTACGCGCACCGGGTGTTCGTCCATCTGCACACGCTGTCGCCGCGCTTTCATGCCCGCCGGCGCAGCGGCGCGCTACTGCGCGACATCGACCGCGGGACCAACGGCGTCGGATTTCTGCTCGGCGCGAGCCTCTTTACGCTGCTGCCGGCGCTGGTCGAGTTCGCGATGGTGCTCGGCATCATCGTCTCGCGCTATGCCGACGCCTTCGCCTGGATCATCGTCTCGACCTTCGTCGTCTACTCGGTATTCACCTTCTTCTTCACCGCGCGCCGCACCCTGCATCAGCGCCGCGTGAACCGCCTCGACAGCACGGCCAAGGCGCGCCTCGCGGACAGCCTCATCAACTACGACACGGTCAAATTCTTCACCGGCGAGAAGGCCGAGTCCGGCCACTTGCACGACATCTTTCGCGACTGGGTCGAGGCCATGGTGCGCAACCAGAAGGCGCTGTTCATCCTGCACGTCGGGCAAAGCCTGATCATCGCGCTCGGCGTCGCCTCGGTGATGCTGCTCGCGGGCTACAACGTCGTCGGCGGCGTGCTCACGGTCGGTGACCTGGTGCTGATCAACGCCTACGTGATCCAGGTCTGCCTGCCGCTCAATACGCTCGGCTTCGTTTATCGCGAGACGCAGGACGCACGGACCAACGCCGAGCAACTGCTCGCGCTGCTCGACGAGCCGGTCGAGATCGTCGATGCGCCCGGCTCGCAGCCGCTCGCCGTCACCCACGGCGAGGTCGAGTTCCGCAACGTGAGCTTTCGCTACGACCCCGGGCGTCCGCTGCTGGACGACGTCAGCTTCAGGATTCCGCCGGGCCACACGGTCGCGGTCGTTGGCGGAAGCGGTTCGGGCAAGTCGACGCTCGCGCGCCTGCTGCTGCGCTTCTACGACGTCGACGAAGGGGCGATCCTGATCGACGGGCAGGACATCCGCGAAATCACCCAAGAGAGCCTGCGCGGCGCGATCGGCGTGGTGCCGCAGGACACCGTGCTGTTCAACGACGACATCGCCTACAACATCGGCTACGGCCGCCCCGGCGCACGCGAGAATGAGATCGCCGACGCGGCGCGTTCGGCCGACATCCATCGCCTCGTCGAGTCGCTTCCGGACGGCTACCACACCGAGGTCGGCGAGCGCGGCGTCAAGCTCTCCGGCGGCGAGCGCCAGCGCATCGCGATCGCGCGGGCGATCCTCAAGAACCCGCCCATCCTCATCTTCGACGAGGCGACGAGCGCGCTCGATACGCAGACCGAACGCGCGATCGAGCAGGAACTCGAGCGCATCTCGCGCGACCGCACCGCACTCGTCATCGCGCACCGCCTGAGCACGATCGCCGGTGCCGACACGATCCTCGTCATGGAGCGCGGCCGCGTCGTCGAACGCGGCACCCACGCCGAACTGCTGCAGGCGCGCGGCGTCTACGCCCAGATGTGGGTGCTGCAGCAGCGCGAGCAGGCGCTGGCGTCGAGCAAGGCGGGTTTCGGCGACGTGCCGCCCGCGCACGGCGAGGCCCAGCGCAGCGAGGTCCGGCGCAGCGACCTCGCCCAGGGTGAGTGA